In a genomic window of Enterobacter asburiae:
- a CDS encoding type II toxin-antitoxin system RatA family toxin, with protein sequence MLLFVRCVTMENAMPQISRTALVPYSAEQMYQLVNDVQSYPEFIPGCTGSRVLESGPTQMTAAVDVSKAGISKTFTTRNTLTNNQSILMHLVDGPFKTLMGGWKFTPLSADACRIEFHLDFEFTNKLIELAFGRIFKELASNMVQAFTTRAKEVYSVA encoded by the coding sequence ATGTTATTATTTGTCCGTTGTGTGACCATGGAAAATGCTATGCCTCAGATTAGCCGTACTGCGCTTGTGCCTTACAGCGCGGAACAAATGTATCAGTTAGTGAACGATGTTCAGTCTTATCCAGAGTTTATCCCGGGATGTACCGGGAGCCGCGTTCTGGAGTCTGGCCCGACGCAGATGACTGCGGCGGTGGATGTCTCCAAAGCGGGTATCAGCAAGACGTTCACCACCCGCAATACGCTGACCAACAATCAGAGTATTTTGATGCATCTGGTGGATGGCCCGTTTAAAACGCTGATGGGGGGGTGGAAGTTCACACCTCTGAGCGCTGATGCCTGCCGCATTGAGTTCCATCTGGACTTTGAGTTCACCAACAAGCTGATTGAGCTGGCGTTTGGCCGCATCTTTAAAGAGCTGGCGTCGAATATGGTTCAGGCGTTCACCACCCGCGCCAAAGAGGTTTACAGTGTCGCATAA
- a CDS encoding type II toxin-antitoxin system VapC family toxin: MNKIYMLDTNICSFIMREQPEAVLKRLEQAVLRGHRIVVSAITYSEMRFGATGPKASPRHVQLVDAFCTRLDAILPWDRAAVDATTEIKVALRLAGTPIGSNDTAIAGHAIAAGAVLVTNNVLEFERVPGLTLEDWVN, translated from the coding sequence GTGAACAAGATCTATATGCTCGACACCAACATCTGCTCGTTCATCATGCGCGAGCAGCCTGAAGCGGTGCTGAAGCGCCTGGAGCAGGCGGTGCTGCGTGGCCATCGAATCGTGGTCTCGGCCATCACCTACTCGGAGATGCGCTTCGGGGCCACAGGCCCGAAAGCCTCGCCCCGGCACGTGCAGCTGGTTGACGCGTTCTGCACTCGTCTGGATGCCATCCTGCCCTGGGACCGCGCCGCGGTGGATGCGACTACAGAAATCAAGGTCGCGCTGCGCCTCGCCGGGACGCCGATCGGCTCGAACGATACGGCGATTGCCGGGCACGCCATTGCCGCCGGCGCCGTGCTGGTGACGAACAATGTGCTGGAGTTTGAGCGGGTGCCGGGCCTGACGCTTGAAGACTGGGTTAACTGA
- the grpE gene encoding nucleotide exchange factor GrpE: protein MSSKEQKTPEGQAPEEIITEQHDEVEAVEPDASAEQVDPRDEKIANLEAQLVEAQNRERDTVLRIKAEMENLRRRTEQDVEKAHKFALEKFVNELLPVIDSLDRALEVADKANPDNAAMIEGIELTLKSMLDVVRKFGVEVIADTDVPLDPNVHQAIAMVESEEIEAGKVLGVMQKGYTLNGRTIRAAMVTVAKAKA from the coding sequence ATGAGTAGTAAAGAACAGAAAACGCCTGAGGGGCAAGCCCCTGAAGAAATTATCACGGAACAGCACGATGAGGTTGAGGCTGTAGAGCCTGACGCATCTGCTGAGCAGGTGGACCCGCGCGATGAAAAAATTGCGAATCTGGAAGCCCAACTGGTAGAAGCACAGAATCGCGAACGCGACACCGTTCTGCGCATCAAGGCGGAAATGGAAAATCTGCGTCGTCGTACCGAGCAGGACGTTGAGAAAGCGCATAAATTTGCGCTGGAGAAATTCGTCAACGAACTGCTGCCGGTGATCGATAGCCTCGATCGCGCGCTGGAAGTGGCTGACAAAGCGAATCCGGACAACGCGGCGATGATCGAAGGTATCGAACTGACGCTGAAATCCATGCTCGACGTGGTGCGTAAGTTTGGCGTGGAAGTGATTGCGGATACCGATGTGCCGCTGGATCCAAACGTTCACCAGGCCATCGCGATGGTTGAATCTGAAGAGATTGAAGCCGGTAAAGTGCTGGGCGTGATGCAGAAAGGTTACACCCTGAACGGCCGTACCATTCGCGCTGCGATGGTGACCGTCGCGAAAGCGAAAGCGTAA
- the smpB gene encoding SsrA-binding protein SmpB, translating into MTKKKAHKPGSATIALNKRARHEYFIEEEFEAGLALQGWEVKSLRAGKANIGDSYVILKDGEAFLFGANFTPLTVASSHYVCDPTRTRKLLLNKRELESLYGRINREGFTVVALSLYWKNAWCKVKVGVAKGKKQHDKRTDLKEREWQLDKARIMKNAGR; encoded by the coding sequence ATGACGAAGAAAAAAGCACATAAACCAGGCTCGGCGACCATTGCGCTCAACAAGCGTGCTCGCCACGAGTATTTCATTGAAGAAGAATTCGAAGCTGGCCTTGCGTTGCAGGGCTGGGAAGTAAAATCGCTGCGCGCCGGGAAAGCCAACATCGGCGACAGCTACGTGATCCTTAAAGATGGCGAAGCCTTCCTGTTCGGCGCGAACTTTACGCCGCTGACCGTCGCCTCGTCACACTACGTATGTGACCCAACGCGCACCCGCAAGCTGCTGCTGAACAAGCGTGAGCTGGAATCCCTCTACGGACGCATCAACCGTGAAGGTTTCACCGTGGTCGCCCTGTCGCTGTACTGGAAAAACGCCTGGTGCAAAGTGAAAGTTGGCGTCGCGAAAGGTAAAAAACAGCACGATAAACGTACTGACCTGAAAGAGCGCGAGTGGCAGTTGGATAAAGCGCGCATCATGAAAAACGCAGGACGTTGA
- the lpxP gene encoding kdo(2)-lipid IV(A) palmitoleoyltransferase yields MAQTFTHNLLHPRHWLTWSGLGLLWLLVQLPYPVLHTLGSGLGKISRPFLKRREGIAIRNIELCFPEMTPFARSQMVNKNFVSLGLGLMETGMAWFWSDARVKKWFDVEGLENLTGATRGVMVVGIHFMSLELCGRIMGLCHPMMATYRPHNDPLMEWVQTKGRMRSNKAMINRRNLSGFVHALKAGEAVWFAPDQDYGSKGSVFAPFFSVKKAATTNGTYALSKLAGAHLITLSMVRRSDKKGYHMYISNPLAGYPGEDKVAAAAYMNKIIEREILRAPEQYLWMHRRFKTRPEGEDSLYK; encoded by the coding sequence ATGGCACAGACTTTTACTCATAATTTACTTCATCCTCGCCACTGGCTTACCTGGTCTGGTTTGGGTCTGCTGTGGCTTCTCGTTCAACTTCCTTACCCGGTTTTACATACTCTGGGCTCAGGCCTTGGAAAAATATCCAGACCCTTTCTGAAACGCCGGGAAGGAATTGCGATTAGAAATATCGAACTGTGCTTTCCCGAGATGACACCGTTTGCCCGGAGCCAGATGGTCAATAAAAACTTTGTTTCTCTCGGGCTGGGACTGATGGAAACAGGAATGGCCTGGTTCTGGAGCGATGCGAGAGTCAAAAAATGGTTTGATGTCGAAGGGCTTGAAAACCTGACCGGTGCGACAAGAGGAGTAATGGTTGTCGGGATTCATTTTATGTCCCTTGAGTTGTGTGGAAGAATAATGGGGTTATGCCATCCTATGATGGCAACGTATCGCCCACACAATGATCCATTAATGGAATGGGTACAGACAAAAGGGCGTATGCGTTCAAATAAGGCTATGATTAATCGACGTAATTTATCAGGTTTTGTTCATGCGCTAAAAGCAGGTGAAGCCGTTTGGTTTGCACCAGACCAGGATTATGGGTCTAAGGGAAGCGTTTTTGCACCTTTTTTCTCGGTAAAAAAAGCAGCCACGACGAACGGAACGTATGCTCTGTCAAAACTCGCTGGTGCACACTTGATCACACTTAGCATGGTTCGACGTAGCGATAAAAAAGGTTATCACATGTATATCAGCAATCCGTTGGCAGGTTATCCAGGGGAAGATAAGGTCGCCGCAGCGGCTTATATGAACAAGATCATCGAGCGTGAAATTCTCCGTGCTCCTGAGCAATACCTGTGGATGCATCGCAGGTTCAAAACGCGTCCTGAAGGCGAAGACTCTTTATACAAATGA
- a CDS encoding cold-shock protein: MTSRIMGLVKWFNEDKGFGFISPLDGSKDIFVHLSALDGDNFKTLFEGQKVEFAIHRGDKGPAAANVTLCDK; the protein is encoded by the coding sequence ATGACCTCTAGAATTATGGGCCTGGTTAAATGGTTTAACGAAGACAAAGGTTTTGGCTTCATCTCTCCTCTTGATGGCAGCAAAGATATCTTTGTCCATTTATCTGCACTTGATGGCGACAACTTTAAAACTTTATTTGAAGGTCAGAAAGTTGAATTCGCCATTCACCGCGGAGACAAGGGTCCTGCTGCTGCAAACGTAACACTTTGCGATAAATAA
- the bamE gene encoding outer membrane protein assembly factor BamE: MRCKMLTAAAAVLLMLTAGCSTLEKVVYRPDINQGNYLTPNDVSKIRVGMTQQQVAYTLGTPMMTDPFGTNTWFYVFRQKPGHEDATQQTLTLTFSSAGVLTNIDNKPALTK; the protein is encoded by the coding sequence ATGCGTTGTAAAATGCTGACCGCTGCCGCAGCGGTTCTTCTGATGTTGACCGCAGGCTGTTCCACTCTGGAGAAAGTGGTTTACCGTCCTGACATCAACCAGGGGAACTACCTTACCCCTAACGATGTGTCCAAAATCCGTGTGGGGATGACACAACAGCAGGTCGCTTATACACTGGGAACCCCGATGATGACCGATCCATTCGGCACTAATACCTGGTTCTATGTATTCCGTCAAAAGCCGGGTCATGAAGACGCGACCCAGCAGACCCTGACGCTGACCTTCAGCAGCGCCGGCGTGTTGACCAACATCGACAACAAGCCTGCCCTGACCAAATAA
- a CDS encoding RnfH family protein, whose protein sequence is MSHKIAVEVVYALPEKQYLQRVTLEEGATVEAAILASGILELRSDIDLAKNKVGIYSRPVKLGDVLKEGDRVEIYRPLIADPKELRRQRAEKAGK, encoded by the coding sequence GTGTCGCATAAGATCGCTGTTGAAGTGGTATACGCGCTGCCGGAGAAGCAGTATCTGCAGCGCGTGACGCTGGAAGAGGGGGCAACCGTAGAAGCGGCTATCCTCGCGTCCGGTATCCTTGAGCTTCGTAGCGATATCGACCTGGCGAAGAATAAGGTCGGGATATACAGCCGTCCGGTGAAGCTTGGCGACGTGCTGAAAGAGGGAGACCGGGTGGAGATTTATCGTCCGCTGATCGCCGACCCGAAAGAGCTGCGTCGCCAGCGTGCGGAGAAAGCGGGTAAGTAG
- a CDS encoding inner membrane protein YpjD, whose product MQRLEQASRNVILLLFLIKTTVDAYMPVFALIALVAYSVSLALIIPGLLQKNSGWRRMAILSAVIALISHAFALESRIIPGDGSVQNLSVLNVGSLVSLMICTVMTIVASKNRGWLLLPIVYTFALINLALATFMPNEFITHLEATPGMLVHIGLSLFAYATLIIAALYAMQLAWIDYQLKNKRLAFNHEMPPLMVIERKMFHITQIGVVLLTLTLCTGLFYMKNLFSVENIDKAVLSIIAWFVYIVLLWGHYHEGWRGRRVVWFNVAGAGILTLAYFGSRFIQQFAG is encoded by the coding sequence ATGCAACGGTTGGAGCAGGCGTCACGTAACGTTATACTGCTTCTCTTTCTTATTAAGACAACTGTCGATGCCTATATGCCTGTTTTCGCACTGATCGCCCTTGTTGCCTACTCTGTCAGCCTCGCGCTGATTATTCCCGGACTGCTGCAAAAAAACAGCGGCTGGCGGCGCATGGCTATTCTTTCGGCGGTCATTGCACTGATAAGCCACGCGTTTGCGCTGGAATCACGCATTATTCCCGGCGACGGCAGCGTGCAAAACCTGAGCGTCCTCAACGTCGGCTCGCTGGTCAGCCTGATGATCTGTACGGTAATGACCATCGTCGCGTCTAAAAATCGCGGCTGGCTGCTGCTGCCGATTGTCTATACCTTCGCGCTGATCAATCTGGCCCTCGCCACCTTTATGCCTAATGAATTCATTACGCATCTGGAGGCGACGCCGGGGATGCTGGTGCATATCGGCCTGTCGCTGTTTGCCTACGCGACGCTGATTATCGCCGCGCTTTACGCCATGCAGCTCGCCTGGATTGACTACCAACTGAAAAACAAAAGGCTGGCGTTCAACCATGAAATGCCTCCGCTGATGGTCATTGAGCGTAAGATGTTCCACATCACGCAGATAGGCGTGGTGCTGCTGACGCTCACGCTCTGCACGGGCCTGTTTTACATGAAGAACCTGTTCAGCGTGGAGAATATCGATAAAGCAGTGCTCTCCATCATCGCGTGGTTTGTCTATATTGTCCTGTTGTGGGGCCATTACCATGAAGGCTGGCGCGGTCGTCGCGTCGTCTGGTTCAACGTCGCGGGTGCGGGCATTCTCACCCTTGCCTATTTTGGCAGCCGCTTCATACAGCAATTTGCTGGCTAA
- the nadK gene encoding NAD(+) kinase, whose translation MNNHFRCIGIVGHPRHPTALTTHEMLYRWLCSKGYEVMVEQQIAQELQLKSVKTGTLAEIGQQADLAVVVGGDGNMLGAARTLARYDIKVIGINRGNLGFLTDLDPDNAQQQLADVLEGHYISEKRFLLEAQVCQQDCQKRISTAINEVVLHPGKVAHMIEFEVYIDEIFAFSQRSDGLIISTPTGSTAYSLSAGGPILTPSLDAITLVPMFPHTLSARPLVINGDSTIRLRFSHRRNDLEISCDSQIALPIQEGEDVLIRRCDYHLNLIHPKDYSYFNTLSSKLGWSKKLF comes from the coding sequence ATGAATAATCATTTCAGGTGTATTGGGATCGTCGGGCATCCGCGTCACCCTACCGCATTGACGACACATGAAATGTTGTATCGCTGGTTGTGTAGCAAAGGCTATGAAGTGATGGTCGAGCAGCAGATTGCGCAGGAACTGCAGCTGAAGAGCGTCAAAACCGGCACGCTGGCGGAAATTGGCCAACAGGCCGATCTCGCCGTGGTGGTGGGCGGCGACGGCAATATGCTCGGCGCGGCACGCACGCTGGCGCGTTATGACATCAAGGTCATCGGTATCAACCGCGGCAATCTCGGCTTTTTAACCGACCTCGACCCGGACAATGCGCAACAGCAGCTGGCCGACGTGCTGGAAGGTCACTATATCAGTGAAAAACGTTTCTTACTGGAAGCGCAGGTGTGCCAGCAGGACTGTCAGAAGCGCATCAGCACCGCGATTAACGAGGTGGTGCTTCACCCCGGTAAAGTGGCGCACATGATTGAGTTCGAAGTTTATATCGATGAAATCTTTGCCTTCTCCCAGCGTTCTGACGGGCTGATTATCTCCACGCCAACCGGCTCAACCGCCTACTCACTTTCTGCGGGCGGCCCGATCCTGACGCCCTCTCTTGATGCCATCACCCTGGTACCGATGTTCCCGCACACGCTCTCCGCCCGCCCGCTGGTGATTAACGGAGACAGCACGATACGTCTGCGCTTCTCGCACCGCCGTAACGACCTGGAGATCAGCTGCGACAGCCAGATCGCGCTGCCGATCCAAGAAGGTGAAGATGTTCTTATTCGCCGGTGTGATTACCACCTGAATTTGATTCACCCGAAAGATTACAGCTATTTCAATACATTAAGCTCGAAGCTTGGCTGGTCAAAAAAATTGTTCTGA
- a CDS encoding AbrB/MazE/SpoVT family DNA-binding domain-containing protein encodes MRTVSIFKNGNNRAIRLPRDLDFEGVSKLEIVREGDSIILRPVRPTWGSFAQLEKADPDFMAEREDVVSDEVRFNL; translated from the coding sequence ATGAGAACCGTATCCATTTTTAAAAACGGCAATAACCGCGCCATCCGTCTGCCCCGCGATCTGGATTTTGAGGGGGTGAGCAAGCTGGAGATCGTCCGGGAGGGGGACAGCATCATCCTGCGCCCCGTCCGGCCGACCTGGGGCTCGTTCGCGCAGCTGGAAAAAGCAGACCCGGACTTTATGGCGGAGCGCGAGGACGTTGTCAGCGACGAAGTACGATTTAACCTGTGA
- a CDS encoding cold shock domain-containing protein, whose translation MSHKMTGIVKSFDILSGKGLIIPSDGRKDVLLHISAVNSRESELLIPGSRIEF comes from the coding sequence TTGTCCCATAAAATGACAGGAATTGTCAAAAGCTTTGATATTCTTAGTGGTAAAGGCCTCATCATCCCATCTGATGGACGAAAAGACGTTCTGCTTCACATTTCAGCCGTTAACTCTCGCGAATCAGAATTACTCATCCCTGGAAGCCGCATAGAGTTTTGA
- the recN gene encoding DNA repair protein RecN, whose translation MLAQLTISNFAIVRELEIDFHSGMTAITGETGAGKSIAIDALGLCLGGRAEGDMVRMGANRADLCARFSLKDTPAAQRWLEQNQLEDGRECLLRRVISSDGRSRGFINGTAVPLSQLRELGQLLIQIHGQHAHQQLVKPEQQKALLDGYAGEYALTQLMAEHYRLWHQSCRELAQHQQQSQERAARAELLAYQLKELNEFNPQAGEFEQIDEEYKRLANSGHLLSTSQNALNMLADGEDVNLQSQLYNVRQLVTELAGMDSKLSGVLDMLEEAAIQISEASDELRHYCERLDLDPNRLFELEQRLSRQISLARKHHVTPEELPGYYQSLLEEQQQLDDQADSQETLSLAVNLHHQQALTTAKKLHEIRQHYAQELGQHITDSMHTLAMPHGVFTIDVRFEENHLTAEGADRIEFRVTTNPGQPLQAISKVASGGELSRIALAIQVITARKMETPALIFDEVDVGISGPTAAVVGKLLRQLGESTQVMCVTHLPQVAGCGHHHFIVSKETDGEMTETHMKPLDKRARLQELARLLGGSEVTRNTLANAKELLAA comes from the coding sequence ATGCTGGCACAACTGACCATCAGCAACTTTGCCATTGTTCGTGAGCTTGAGATCGATTTCCACAGCGGCATGACGGCGATCACCGGGGAAACCGGTGCGGGTAAATCCATTGCCATTGATGCCCTCGGCTTGTGCCTTGGCGGCCGTGCAGAGGGCGACATGGTGCGCATGGGCGCAAACCGTGCCGACCTGTGCGCGCGTTTCTCTCTGAAAGACACCCCTGCGGCCCAGCGCTGGCTGGAACAGAATCAGCTCGAAGATGGACGTGAGTGTTTACTTCGCCGCGTGATCAGCAGCGACGGACGCTCACGTGGCTTTATCAACGGCACGGCGGTCCCGCTCTCCCAGCTCCGCGAACTCGGCCAGCTGCTTATCCAGATCCACGGTCAGCATGCGCATCAGCAACTCGTCAAACCAGAACAGCAGAAAGCCCTGCTTGATGGCTATGCGGGTGAGTATGCGCTTACTCAACTTATGGCGGAACACTACCGCTTGTGGCATCAGAGCTGCCGCGAGCTCGCCCAGCACCAGCAGCAAAGCCAGGAGCGCGCCGCGCGTGCGGAGCTGCTGGCGTACCAGCTTAAAGAGCTGAACGAATTCAACCCGCAGGCGGGTGAGTTTGAGCAAATCGACGAAGAGTACAAGCGCCTGGCCAACAGCGGCCACCTGCTCTCAACCAGCCAGAATGCCCTCAACATGCTGGCTGATGGCGAAGACGTGAATCTCCAAAGCCAGCTGTATAATGTCCGTCAACTGGTCACCGAACTGGCCGGCATGGACAGCAAGCTTTCTGGCGTGCTGGATATGCTGGAAGAGGCCGCGATTCAAATCTCTGAAGCCAGTGACGAACTGCGTCACTACTGTGAGCGGCTGGACCTCGACCCGAACCGTCTGTTTGAGCTGGAGCAGCGCCTTTCCCGTCAGATCTCACTGGCGCGCAAGCACCATGTTACGCCGGAAGAACTGCCAGGCTACTATCAGTCTCTGCTGGAAGAACAGCAGCAGCTTGACGATCAGGCTGATTCGCAGGAAACCCTCTCTCTGGCCGTTAACCTGCATCATCAGCAGGCGCTGACCACGGCGAAAAAGCTGCATGAGATCCGCCAGCATTACGCTCAGGAGCTCGGCCAGCACATCACCGATAGCATGCACACGCTGGCGATGCCGCACGGTGTGTTCACCATTGATGTCCGTTTTGAAGAGAACCACCTGACGGCAGAAGGAGCGGATCGCATCGAGTTCCGCGTCACTACCAACCCGGGGCAGCCGCTGCAGGCTATCTCCAAAGTGGCCTCCGGCGGTGAACTGTCGCGTATTGCGCTGGCGATTCAGGTGATTACCGCGCGTAAAATGGAAACCCCGGCGCTGATTTTCGATGAAGTGGATGTCGGCATCAGCGGCCCAACGGCGGCGGTGGTAGGTAAACTGCTGCGCCAGCTAGGTGAATCAACGCAGGTGATGTGTGTCACCCACCTGCCGCAGGTCGCGGGCTGCGGTCATCATCACTTCATCGTCAGTAAAGAAACCGACGGCGAAATGACCGAAACGCACATGAAGCCGCTGGATAAACGTGCGCGTCTGCAGGAGCTGGCACGCCTGCTCGGCGGCAGCGAAGTCACGCGTAATACCCTCGCGAACGCGAAAGAACTGCTGGCGGCATAA
- a CDS encoding HlyC/CorC family transporter gives MEHISTTTLIVILIVMVVISAYFSGSETGMMTLNRYRLRHRAKQGNRAARRVEKLLRKPDQLISLVLIGNNLVNILASALGTIVGMRLYGNAGVAIATGVLTFVVLVFAEVLPKTIAALYPEKVAYPSSFLLAPLQILMMPLVWLLNMVTRVLMRMVGIKADVTISSALSKEELRTIVNESRSQISRRNQDMLLSVLDLEKVSVNDIMVPRNEIVGIDINDDWKAIVRQLTHSPHGRIVLYRDSLDDAISMLRVREAYRLMTEKKEFTKEVMLRAADEIYYVPEGTPLSTQLVKFQRNKKKVGLVVNEYGDIQGLVTVEDILEEIVGDFTTSMSPSLAEEVTPQNDGSVLIDGSANIRELNKAFNWHLPEDEARTMNGMILEALEEIPAAGTRVRIEQYDIDILDVQDNMIKQVKVLPVTPLRESIAE, from the coding sequence CTGGAACACATCTCTACCACCACGCTGATCGTTATCCTGATCGTCATGGTGGTCATCTCCGCCTATTTCTCCGGCTCGGAAACCGGCATGATGACCTTAAACCGTTACCGGTTGCGTCATCGTGCTAAACAGGGTAACCGTGCCGCCCGTCGCGTTGAAAAACTGCTCCGCAAACCGGATCAGCTGATAAGCCTGGTGCTTATCGGCAACAACCTTGTCAACATTCTGGCCTCAGCCCTCGGCACCATCGTTGGGATGCGTCTGTACGGCAACGCCGGGGTGGCGATTGCCACCGGCGTGCTGACGTTTGTGGTGCTGGTGTTTGCCGAAGTACTGCCAAAAACCATCGCCGCGCTTTACCCGGAAAAGGTGGCCTACCCGAGCAGCTTCCTGCTGGCGCCGCTGCAGATCCTGATGATGCCGCTGGTCTGGCTGCTGAACATGGTGACGCGCGTTTTGATGCGGATGGTGGGAATCAAAGCGGACGTCACTATCAGCAGCGCGCTCAGCAAAGAAGAGCTGCGCACCATTGTGAACGAATCCCGCTCGCAGATCTCCCGGCGCAATCAGGATATGCTCCTGTCGGTGCTGGATCTGGAAAAGGTGAGCGTGAACGACATCATGGTGCCGCGTAACGAAATCGTCGGTATCGACATCAACGACGACTGGAAAGCCATTGTCCGCCAGCTGACGCACTCCCCGCACGGGCGCATCGTGCTGTATCGCGACTCGCTGGATGACGCCATCAGCATGCTGCGCGTGCGCGAAGCCTACCGTCTGATGACCGAGAAAAAAGAGTTCACCAAAGAGGTGATGCTGCGCGCCGCCGACGAGATTTACTACGTGCCGGAAGGAACCCCGCTCAGCACGCAGCTGGTGAAATTCCAGCGCAACAAGAAGAAGGTCGGCCTGGTGGTCAACGAGTACGGCGATATTCAGGGGCTGGTGACGGTCGAAGATATTCTGGAAGAGATTGTTGGGGATTTTACTACGTCAATGTCTCCTTCCCTTGCGGAAGAGGTCACCCCGCAAAACGACGGTTCGGTGCTGATTGACGGTAGCGCGAACATTCGGGAACTCAACAAAGCCTTTAACTGGCATTTGCCGGAAGATGAAGCTCGTACCATGAACGGGATGATTCTGGAAGCGCTGGAAGAGATCCCGGCGGCGGGCACGCGGGTGCGCATTGAGCAGTACGATATTGATATCCTGGACGTGCAGGACAATATGATTAAGCAGGTGAAGGTGCTGCCCGTCACGCCACTTCGGGAAAGTATTGCCGAATAA
- a CDS encoding H-NS histone family protein, with amino-acid sequence MSNRRHWYLLNNEKTLKGLFMSDALTQLNNIRTLRSQTREMSLDVLEDVLEKFKIILIERREEETLRLANESQRRDKLESLRQMMLDEGIDPSELMAVVGSPGKVKRTRSPRPAKYRYTDETGEPKTWSGQGRMPKRLSKLIAEGGELKDFEIS; translated from the coding sequence ATGAGCAACCGTCGACATTGGTATTTGCTGAACAACGAAAAAACTTTAAAAGGTCTCTTTATGTCAGATGCTCTAACACAGTTAAACAATATCCGTACCTTACGTTCTCAGACTCGTGAAATGTCATTAGATGTACTGGAAGATGTTCTGGAAAAGTTTAAAATTATTCTTATAGAACGACGGGAAGAAGAGACATTACGTCTTGCAAATGAAAGTCAGCGCCGCGATAAACTGGAATCACTTCGTCAGATGATGCTTGATGAGGGTATCGACCCATCCGAACTTATGGCTGTTGTTGGCTCTCCGGGTAAGGTTAAAAGGACGCGCTCCCCCCGCCCCGCGAAGTATCGATATACTGACGAAACTGGAGAGCCAAAAACATGGTCAGGTCAGGGGCGAATGCCGAAGCGGCTCTCAAAGCTGATTGCTGAAGGTGGGGAATTAAAAGATTTTGAAATCAGTTAA